The DNA window CGCAGCGTCCCCTGCGGGGCGAGGCCAATCTGCGCGTGGTGCTCCTGGGCGATGCGCCGGCACACCGCGAGCCCCAGCCCCGTGCCGCGTTTGCTGGCGGTGACGTACGGCTCGAAGATGCGCTCGCGCAGCTCGTCGGGGATGCCCGGGCCCCAGTCGGCCACGTAGAGCACCGGGTGGGCGCCATCGCGCGTGAGCACCACCTTCACCCGGCCTCGCCCCGCCATGGCGTCGCGGGCGTTGTTGAGCAGGTTGAGCGTGAGCTGCTCGATGAGCCGCGCGTTGCCCTGGATGGTGATGTCCTCGGGGGCCTCCACCTCCAGGGAGATGCGCGCCGAGTCGGGGTTGACGCTGAAGAGCTTCGCCGCCGCCCAGATGGGGGCCGCGAGCGACAGGCGCTGCTGGGGCGCGTGCCGCTCGCTCGCCAGGCGGATGTAGTCGGAGACGATCTGCTCCATCCGCTCCACCTGCGCGAGCAGCAGGCGCAGCGGGCCGGTGGGGCCGCCGCCGTCCTCGGCGAGCAGCTGTGCGTAGGCCTTCACGCCGAGCAGGGGCTGGCGCAGCTCGTGGAGCACCTCCGCGGCGAGCTGGACCGAGTGTGCTCCCGTGCGTTGCAGGGCCGCCGCCGCGGCGCGCGCGGCCGGGAGGTCTCCCGCGTCCAGGGCCTGGAGCAGTTGAGCGAGCGGCGCCGGAATCTCCATGGTTCGGAGCATGGCGGAGGCGGCCTCTCCCACGCAACGCACCCGGAGGGATTCCGTTGACCGGGGCCTCCGGCGCGCGGATGCTGGCCGCGACCTTTCGCGCCGTCCAGCCGCTGGACGACGCCGCCCGGCCTCGGGAGGGCCTTCATGCCGCAGACCGACCCGTTCCACTCCTTGGTGCCCCGGAAGATGACCGACACGGAGCTGGCCCGCTCCATCCGGCTCAACATCGAGGCGGAGCTGGACGCCATCAACCTCTACGCCGCGCACATTGACGCCACCGACAACGAGGAGGCCAAGGCCGTCCTGCGCCACGTCATGGACGAGGAGCGCGAGCACGCCGCGCTGTTCTGGCAGCTCATCGCCCGGCTGGACCCCGAGCAGGCCCAGCACGCCCAGGAGGCGGTGGAGAAGTTCAAGCTCATCATCTCCGGCGCCCCGCACGAGTCCGTCGAAGCGGTGGGCAAGGAGGGCGCGTCGTCCTCCGCCGAACCCGAGCCGGCCGTCGCCAAGCGGCTGACCGTGGGCAGCCTGCGCCCGTAGCGACTAGGCCGCGCCGGTGCTCCCCTGGCGGCGCTCCGCCGGGGGGGCCTCCAGGTCCTGCGCGGCCATGTAGACGACGTTCCGGGTGCCCCGCTTGCCGCGGTACATGGCCCGGTCGGACAGGTCCAGCAGCGTGGCCTTGTCGCGGGCGTGTTCGGGGAAGCTGGCCACGCCGATGCACGTGGTGAGCTTGAGCGACAGCCCCTCGCGCGCCAGGAAGTGGTGCGTCTCCATGGTGCGCCGGATGCGCTCGGCCACCTTGAGGGCGCCGCCCGAATCCGTGCCGCGCAACAGCACCACGTACTCGTCGCCGCCGTAGCGCGCGACGACGTCCGGATCCCTCACGCAGCCCTTCACCACGCGCGCCGTCTCCACCAGCAGCTTGCTGCCCACGAGGTGGCCGTATGTGTCGTTGATGGACTTGAAGTGGTCCAGGTCCAAAAAGAGCAGGCTGAAGGGGCGCTCGGTCTGGAGCGCGTCGCGCACCTCCCGGTCCAGGACCAGGTGCAGGTAGCGCGTGTTGAACAGGCGGGTGAGGTCGTCGACGTACGCCAGGTCCTCCACCGCGGCGAAGCGGTCGAGGTTGCGCAGCGCCAGCGTCCAGTTGCGCACCAGGTAGCTGGCCGACTCCGCGGCCCAGTCCGTGTTCGGCCCCTTGAAGAAGAGCACCGCGTGGCCGAGCACCGCGTCGCCGTCCGCGGCGGGGAAGCTGAGGACCCGGTCGAACGGCGCGTCGAGCGACTCCAGCTCCCGGGGCGCGCGCGCGTCCTGGAGCTGCTCGCGCAGCCAGCTCACCAGCGCCTCCTCCATCCCCTCCGGCAGGCCGCGCGTGCCCTGCGCGCGCAGCCCGAGCGACGCGTCGCGCTCCAGCAGCACGACGGCGCTGGCGGAGGCCATGGCCTCCAGCGCGCTGGTGGTGGCCGTGGCCAGCTTCTCGCGGTCCAGCGTGGTGGCCAGCCGCTGGCCGGCCTCGAGGAGCGCGACGTGCCGACGCAGGGAGGCGTTCTCCTGCATCAGGTCGCGCGTGGTGAGCGCGCGCCGCACCGCGTGCTGGAGCGCCTCCGGGGCCACGGGCTTGACCAGGTATTCGGCCGCGCCGCTCTTGATGGCGCGCACCGCGGGGTCCACCTTGTCCAGCGCGGTGATGACCACCACCTCCACGCCGGGGTGGCGCTCGCGCACGTAGCGCAGCACCTCCATGCCGTCGCCGCCGGGGAGGATGAGGTCCGTCACCACCGCGTCGAAGCGGTCCATGGCGAGCGCCTGCCGCGCGTCCTGGAGCGTGGCCACCGCCGTGACGGTGTGCCCCACCGCGGTGAGGTAGTCGCCGTAGAGGGTGCGGGCGATCTTTTCGTCATCGACGAGGAGGATGCGCGCCATCTCCCGCACGGCTTACCACACCCACGGGCGGAACGCTGCTAGGGTGGCCCCCGTGCCGCCCTTCGAAAGTGGTCGTCGGCTCTGCTTGCTCGTCGAAGCCGGGGAGACCCACTATGCCGTGGAAGCCACGTCCGTCATGGAAGTGGCGATGCCTGGCGCGCATGGCAGCAACCTGCGCGGTGTGCTCGAGGTGAAGGACCTCTCCGCCCTGCTGGGGGGACCGCCCGAGGAGGGCGTGGGGATGGTGGTGGTGCTGGACGTGAGCCCCACGCTCGCGGTGCGTGTGCGTTCGGTGGTGGAGGTGGCGGACGTGGCGCGCGCGCCGTTCTTCCTGTTGCCACCGGGGTTGGCGGACTCGCTGGCGCCGCTGTCGCGGGGGGCGGTGCTGCACAAGGAGCGGCTGTACCTGGAGCTCATCGCGGAGGCGCTGCCGCACCGGGTGGGCCCCCGGGCCGCGCCCGCCTCCCCGCGCCCCGTCCACTGGGCCGAGTCCGTGCCGGAGCGCGCGCTCGTCTTCGAGTCGCAGGGTCGCCTGTTCGGCGTCCCGCTGACCTTCGTCTCCCAGGTGGTGGCGCGGGGCGAGGCCTTCAGCGTGCTGCCCGTGCAGAGCGGGCCGGTGGCCGGTATCTTTCCGCATGCCCAGGTCCTCTGGCCCATCTGTTCGGTCCCGGCGCTGCTGGGGGCGGTGCCCCAGCCGGAGCCCTTCTTCCTCCTCACGGAGCTGGCGGGACGCAACGTGGGGCTGACGGCCACGCGGGTGCTCGGCGTGCTGCAGCGCTTCGAGCCGGACGAGACGGCGGGCACCTTCCGCGTCCCCGGGTTGGCCGAGCCCGTACTGTTCCTGGACCTACAGCGCATGTTTTCTTGATCGCCCCGGAGCGCGAACCGTAAGCTGCCGGGCTTGATACCGTGCCGCGAAGCAGGTTTTCTCGCGGCCAGATTCCTCAACGAAATCAGGGGGGTGTCGATGCCCCCGAGGCCTGAACCGATGCCCAAGAATCTGCTGGTCGCCGATGACTCGCTCACCATCCGCAAGGTGATCGGCATGATTTTCGCGACCGAGGACTTCCAGGTGACCGCGGTGGACAACGGGCTGGACGCCATCGCGCGCAGCCGCGAGCTGCGTCCGGACGTCGTCCTGGCCGACGTGATGATGCCCGGCAAGAGCGGCTACGAAGTGTGCGAGGCCCTCAAGAGCGACCCGTCCACGCAGGCC is part of the Myxococcus stipitatus genome and encodes:
- a CDS encoding demethoxyubiquinone hydroxylase family protein, whose product is MPQTDPFHSLVPRKMTDTELARSIRLNIEAELDAINLYAAHIDATDNEEAKAVLRHVMDEEREHAALFWQLIARLDPEQAQHAQEAVEKFKLIISGAPHESVEAVGKEGASSSAEPEPAVAKRLTVGSLRP
- a CDS encoding diguanylate cyclase, which encodes MARILLVDDEKIARTLYGDYLTAVGHTVTAVATLQDARQALAMDRFDAVVTDLILPGGDGMEVLRYVRERHPGVEVVVITALDKVDPAVRAIKSGAAEYLVKPVAPEALQHAVRRALTTRDLMQENASLRRHVALLEAGQRLATTLDREKLATATTSALEAMASASAVVLLERDASLGLRAQGTRGLPEGMEEALVSWLREQLQDARAPRELESLDAPFDRVLSFPAADGDAVLGHAVLFFKGPNTDWAAESASYLVRNWTLALRNLDRFAAVEDLAYVDDLTRLFNTRYLHLVLDREVRDALQTERPFSLLFLDLDHFKSINDTYGHLVGSKLLVETARVVKGCVRDPDVVARYGGDEYVVLLRGTDSGGALKVAERIRRTMETHHFLAREGLSLKLTTCIGVASFPEHARDKATLLDLSDRAMYRGKRGTRNVVYMAAQDLEAPPAERRQGSTGAA
- a CDS encoding chemotaxis protein CheW, which gives rise to MPPFESGRRLCLLVEAGETHYAVEATSVMEVAMPGAHGSNLRGVLEVKDLSALLGGPPEEGVGMVVVLDVSPTLAVRVRSVVEVADVARAPFFLLPPGLADSLAPLSRGAVLHKERLYLELIAEALPHRVGPRAAPASPRPVHWAESVPERALVFESQGRLFGVPLTFVSQVVARGEAFSVLPVQSGPVAGIFPHAQVLWPICSVPALLGAVPQPEPFFLLTELAGRNVGLTATRVLGVLQRFEPDETAGTFRVPGLAEPVLFLDLQRMFS